CAAAAACATACCAAGACCGGCGGAGTTGATAAAGGGAACTTTTTTCAAATCGATGATAAATTTCGGAACGTCACCTTTGGAAATGTATTCTTCTATTTTTTGTCCGAGCTCGAACTCATTTCCTGCTTTGATCGGCCCTTCAATCTTGATGATGTGGACGTCGTTTTTCGTGGTGACTTTAATTTTCATAACCCTGACTTGGATATTGGATGCAAGTATAATTTAATTTCCTGGCAATTTGTAAAGAGAATTTTTAAGCATAGCACTAAAAATCAGGGCAAAAACCCGATTTCACAGACTAGTCAATCCAAGATGACGAAGAATGGAGGAAGAAGCCTCTTCGTCAAAAGCCAGGGAATAATTCTGGA
This is a stretch of genomic DNA from Leptospira tipperaryensis. It encodes these proteins:
- a CDS encoding STAS domain-containing protein, which produces MKIKVTTKNDVHIIKIEGPIKAGNEFELGQKIEEYISKGDVPKFIIDLKKVPFINSAGLGMFLNIYKHIDGLKGRMVFTNLNSDIENLMEITKLASIFEIYKTLEEALESFEY